A window from Pseudomonas sp. MRSN 12121 encodes these proteins:
- a CDS encoding DUF6911 family protein encodes MNRLTKCADFFLELCALDNSMSPPAETTENPVWERVCTALENAFDNGGFVYLRVVGFGASFVKELCMKSLSGQYRLIVLTNSSDPKAELQEWWEPGDSPFRGSVRFGDDDWDARTVCSDLSVARVIFRELFDCGDLRTGLLHMRSQWDPKP; translated from the coding sequence ATGAATCGTTTGACTAAGTGTGCTGATTTTTTTTTGGAGTTATGTGCTCTTGATAATTCGATGAGTCCACCTGCTGAGACTACAGAGAATCCTGTTTGGGAAAGAGTTTGTACAGCACTTGAAAATGCGTTTGATAATGGCGGATTTGTCTATCTTAGAGTAGTTGGTTTTGGGGCTTCCTTTGTCAAAGAGTTGTGCATGAAGTCTCTGTCTGGCCAGTATAGGTTAATTGTTCTAACAAATTCTTCTGATCCTAAAGCTGAGCTGCAAGAGTGGTGGGAGCCGGGAGATTCTCCATTTCGTGGGTCCGTTCGTTTTGGTGATGATGATTGGGATGCCCGAACAGTGTGCTCAGATCTTTCAGTGGCGCGGGTTATATTTAGAGAGCTTTTCGATTGTGGTGATCTGCGTACAGGATTGCTACATATGCGTTCTCAGTGGGATCCAAAGCCTTAA
- a CDS encoding YbhB/YbcL family Raf kinase inhibitor-like protein, whose amino-acid sequence MNEVRTLLLKLALPVSVVLSGPALAESFTLSSATIAQGKSMSRAQEFQGFGCSGGNQSPQLSWSGAPAGTEAFAVFAYDPDAPTGSGWWHWQLVNIPKTVTTLAAGAGAADKAAPAGSTSLKNDYGAFGFGGACPPEGHGAHRYQFTVFALSKKLELPEGASAALTGYMVRANSIASSTIEALYERK is encoded by the coding sequence ATGAATGAAGTGCGTACTCTATTGCTAAAACTGGCTCTGCCAGTCTCCGTTGTTTTGTCGGGCCCGGCCTTGGCGGAATCTTTTACCTTGAGCAGTGCGACTATCGCTCAGGGCAAATCCATGAGTCGTGCGCAGGAGTTCCAGGGCTTCGGTTGCAGTGGCGGCAACCAGTCGCCCCAGCTGTCCTGGAGCGGCGCGCCGGCGGGTACTGAGGCCTTCGCGGTGTTTGCCTATGACCCCGATGCGCCCACCGGGAGTGGCTGGTGGCATTGGCAACTGGTCAACATTCCCAAGACGGTAACCACCCTGGCGGCTGGGGCGGGGGCTGCGGACAAGGCGGCGCCGGCCGGTAGCACCAGCCTCAAGAACGACTACGGCGCTTTCGGCTTTGGTGGCGCTTGCCCGCCTGAAGGCCATGGCGCCCACCGCTATCAGTTCACGGTGTTTGCCTTGTCGAAAAAACTGGAGTTGCCCGAGGGCGCTTCCGCAGCGCTGACCGGGTACATGGTGCGGGCTAACTCCATTGCTTCGAGTACGATCGAAGCACTGTATGAACGTAAGTAA